A single Glycine soja cultivar W05 chromosome 14, ASM419377v2, whole genome shotgun sequence DNA region contains:
- the LOC114385479 gene encoding LOW QUALITY PROTEIN: linoleate 9S-lipoxygenase-4-like (The sequence of the model RefSeq protein was modified relative to this genomic sequence to represent the inferred CDS: deleted 1 base in 1 codon; substituted 1 base at 1 genomic stop codon): MQTREELVEASATLIWIASALHAAVNFGQYPYRGLILNRPTISRRFMPEKGSPEXDALAKNPEKEFLKTITSKKETIIDLTVIEILSRHTSDEFYLGQRDDGDYWTSDAGPLEAFKRFGNNLEEIENKLIEKNNDETLRNRYGPAKMPYTLLYPFSEEGLTFRGIPKSISI; the protein is encoded by the exons ATGCAAACTCGTGAAGAGTTGGTTGAAGCTTCCGCTACCCTCATATGGATTGCTTCAGCTCTTCATGCTGCTGTTAACTTTGGACAGTATCCATATCGAGGTTTAATCCTGAATAGGCCAACTATTAGCAGGAGATTCATGCCTGAG AAAGGGTCTCCTGAATAAGATGCGTTGGCTAAGAACCCTGAGAAGGAGTTTTTGAAGACTATTACAAGCAAGAAAGAGACCATCATTGACCTTACAGTTATAGAAATTTTATCAAGGCACACATCTGATGAGTTCTACCTTGGGCAGAGAGATGATGGTGACTACTGGACTTCTGATGCCGGGCCATTAGAGGCCTTTAAGAGGTTTGGAAACAATCTTGAAGAGATTGAAAATAAGCTTATAGAGAAGAACAATGATGAGACATTGAGAAACCGCTATGGGCCGGCTAAAATGCCTTACACTTTGCTCTATCCTTTTAGTGAGGAGGGATTGACTTTCAGAGGAATTCCCAAAAGTATCTCTATCTAA